In Halorussus sp. MSC15.2, a genomic segment contains:
- a CDS encoding aspartate aminotransferase family protein, with protein sequence MSKQTPHDRTDSFAENYAEYKRYLCQNVQPSRPPFDTADGMRVTNVEGREFLDFASQTLNLNLGQCHPDIVEVVERQANRLQYTSSRYLDEPTMRLAKRIAEVAPEGLDKVNPKVTGGSIANEGAIKMARKKHDGNTIATTYGSFFGETNEVMRLSGKYYDKDFLVTDGDFEHFDPPYAGDSVSESADEFRKLAETREDLCGVILTPIDVNAGVVEFPKSYLQDVRNICDEHDIALIFDEVQTGFGWLGQMFAAEYYDVTPDIMTLAKGISAGYPLGAIVCREEYDVVGYGEHEFTHGANPIASAVAVTNIDILTQPGYLDEVADKGELLGERLAGLEDEFDIVDDVRRFGLIAGVDIVDDGEPSPELAEEIFEACLDEGIMFRLSGDFGGNSLVIKPPVIAKRSQIDTAIDTLRDVLERH encoded by the coding sequence GTGAGCAAACAAACTCCACACGACCGGACCGACTCGTTCGCAGAGAATTACGCGGAGTACAAACGGTATCTCTGCCAGAACGTCCAACCCTCTAGGCCCCCGTTCGATACGGCGGACGGAATGCGTGTTACGAACGTAGAGGGCCGGGAGTTCCTCGATTTCGCGTCACAGACGCTCAATCTGAATCTCGGCCAGTGTCACCCGGACATCGTCGAGGTCGTCGAACGACAGGCCAACAGACTCCAATACACCTCGTCGCGGTATCTCGACGAACCGACCATGCGCCTCGCCAAGCGCATCGCCGAGGTCGCACCCGAGGGTCTCGACAAAGTCAACCCGAAAGTCACCGGGGGAAGCATAGCCAACGAAGGTGCCATCAAGATGGCCCGAAAGAAACACGACGGTAACACCATCGCCACTACCTACGGTAGTTTCTTCGGCGAGACCAACGAGGTCATGCGACTCTCGGGCAAGTACTACGACAAGGACTTCCTCGTCACCGACGGGGACTTCGAGCACTTCGACCCGCCGTACGCTGGCGATTCAGTGTCCGAATCGGCGGACGAGTTCCGTAAGTTAGCCGAGACGCGTGAGGACCTCTGTGGTGTCATCTTGACGCCCATCGACGTGAACGCTGGCGTCGTCGAATTCCCGAAGAGCTACCTCCAAGACGTACGCAATATCTGTGACGAACACGACATCGCGCTCATCTTCGACGAGGTCCAGACCGGATTCGGATGGCTCGGTCAGATGTTCGCAGCCGAGTACTACGACGTGACCCCGGACATCATGACCCTCGCCAAGGGTATCTCGGCCGGATATCCGCTCGGTGCCATCGTCTGTCGGGAGGAGTACGACGTCGTCGGCTACGGCGAACACGAGTTCACGCACGGTGCGAACCCCATCGCGAGCGCCGTCGCCGTCACGAACATCGACATCCTCACCCAACCGGGGTACCTCGACGAGGTTGCCGACAAGGGTGAACTCCTCGGGGAACGTCTCGCGGGACTCGAAGACGAGTTCGACATCGTGGACGACGTGCGTCGGTTCGGGCTGATTGCCGGTGTCGATATCGTGGACGACGGTGAACCGTCGCCCGAACTCGCCGAGGAGATATTCGAAGCGTGCCTCGACGAGGGCATCATGTTCCGTCTCTCGGGCGACTTCGGCGGCAACTCGCTGGTCATCAAACCACCGGTCATCGCGAAACGCTCTCAGATAGACACCGCAATCGATACGCTTCGCGACGTTCTCGAACGGCACTGA
- a CDS encoding HAD family phosphatase — translation MEAVIFDMDGVIVDSERHWGELEEGFIFPEAVDSDAATAAEIAGMNVHDAYDYLADEYGVTVDESTFLDLYQDAAEKLYTEKAEMMDGLPDLLDTLDERGTRLALASSSPPAWIQFVMDRFDLERYFEEIVSGDEIESESKPAPDIYLHTASLLDVSPSACAAVEDSTHGTHAAKAADMHCIGYRTVANEDQDLSEADEVASGSDALRDALLGLTTPA, via the coding sequence ATGGAGGCTGTCATCTTCGACATGGACGGTGTCATCGTGGACTCGGAACGCCATTGGGGTGAACTCGAAGAGGGATTCATCTTCCCGGAAGCGGTCGATTCCGACGCTGCGACGGCCGCAGAAATCGCGGGCATGAACGTCCACGACGCCTACGACTACCTCGCCGACGAGTACGGCGTCACCGTGGACGAATCGACGTTCCTCGACCTCTATCAGGACGCTGCCGAGAAACTGTACACCGAGAAAGCGGAGATGATGGACGGACTCCCCGACCTACTCGACACGCTGGACGAGCGCGGGACCAGACTCGCACTCGCTTCCTCTTCGCCGCCCGCTTGGATTCAGTTCGTGATGGACCGGTTCGACCTCGAACGCTACTTCGAGGAGATAGTCAGTGGCGACGAAATCGAGAGCGAGAGCAAACCCGCTCCCGATATCTATCTACATACGGCGTCGCTACTCGACGTCTCGCCGTCGGCTTGCGCCGCCGTCGAGGATTCGACGCACGGAACTCACGCAGCGAAGGCCGCGGATATGCATTGCATCGGCTACCGCACTGTCGCTAACGAGGACCAAGACCTCTCAGAGGCCGACGAAGTCGCGTCCGGTTCTGACGCTTTGCGGGACGCGTTGCTCGGGTTGACGACCCCGGCCTGA
- a CDS encoding nucleoside 2-deoxyribosyltransferase, with protein MHIYFAGPIFGEAQLQFNEKILEMIEAEGHDVFLPQRDGIENLQPGDEPHIETVEDAKNELFRFNREKVLEADLMMIILDGQIPDVGIGTELGLAHEHDIPIIGLKTHAPNSVSKDIVGELNPMLFGSLSELTTSPEEFVGAIENYEGR; from the coding sequence ATGCACATTTACTTTGCAGGGCCGATTTTCGGCGAAGCACAGCTACAGTTCAACGAGAAGATACTCGAGATGATAGAGGCGGAGGGACACGACGTATTCCTGCCCCAGCGCGACGGAATCGAGAATCTCCAACCGGGAGACGAACCGCACATCGAAACCGTCGAGGACGCGAAGAACGAACTGTTCCGATTTAATCGGGAGAAGGTCCTCGAAGCAGACCTAATGATGATAATCCTCGACGGCCAGATTCCGGACGTGGGTATCGGAACCGAACTCGGCCTCGCGCACGAACACGACATCCCGATTATCGGTCTGAAGACTCACGCGCCGAACTCGGTCTCGAAGGACATCGTTGGAGAACTGAATCCGATGCTGTTCGGTTCTCTTTCGGAACTCACTACGAGTCCCGAGGAGTTCGTCGGTGCTATCGAAAACTACGAAGGCCGGTGA
- a CDS encoding SDR family NAD(P)-dependent oxidoreductase — MQCDLSGRTALVTGSGRGNGRATALTLAENGADVVVNDIDPDRAEDTASEVRERGSDALAVPADITDEAEVEAMFERTAEEVGAVDVLVNNAGVGDAQRFTEETDDEIWELNLQTHLWGSIYCCRHAIPGMREQGYGKIVNVSSIHTKEGIGMSPQYDVGKYSLLGLTKSLAGELAYDGIRVNAVAPGWVNTRMTEHMVEKTREKILDLNPLDRFAEPEEIADAVLFLSSPASDYVNGHELRVDGGQKPIESWKHEEY, encoded by the coding sequence ATGCAATGCGACCTCTCAGGTAGGACTGCGCTCGTAACCGGTTCTGGACGCGGAAACGGTCGAGCGACTGCTCTCACCCTCGCCGAGAACGGTGCAGACGTCGTCGTCAACGACATCGACCCCGACCGCGCGGAAGACACCGCCAGCGAGGTTCGGGAACGTGGCAGCGATGCTCTCGCCGTGCCCGCGGACATCACGGACGAAGCCGAAGTCGAGGCCATGTTCGAGCGCACCGCCGAAGAAGTCGGAGCAGTCGACGTACTCGTCAACAACGCAGGTGTAGGTGACGCCCAACGGTTCACGGAGGAGACCGACGACGAGATATGGGAGTTGAATCTTCAGACGCATCTCTGGGGGTCGATATACTGCTGTCGTCACGCGATTCCGGGGATGCGCGAGCAGGGATACGGGAAGATAGTCAACGTGAGTTCGATTCACACCAAAGAGGGCATCGGGATGTCTCCCCAGTACGACGTCGGGAAGTACAGTCTCCTCGGACTGACGAAATCGCTGGCCGGAGAACTCGCGTACGACGGTATCCGCGTGAACGCGGTAGCGCCCGGTTGGGTGAACACTCGGATGACAGAACACATGGTCGAGAAGACCCGGGAGAAGATTCTGGACCTGAACCCCCTCGACAGGTTCGCGGAACCCGAGGAGATAGCCGACGCGGTTCTGTTCCTCTCGTCACCCGCGAGCGACTACGTGAACGGTCACGAACTTCGCGTTGACGGTGGGCAGAAGCCGATAGAGAGCTGGAAACACGAGGAGTACTGA
- a CDS encoding sugar MFS transporter, which yields MTEEPPENRRLWLVTILTFVGLEAVGFQMRGALVPELKQQFAVSASMLGLVAPAGTVGFVLCVVVMGTVAGRVNMKRFLLVGSLIVSACMFVMGLAPTFVAFLGALFVRGVATGLFRGLDRPILSHLYPTSRGRIFNMYDLAWAVGATIGPLLVTASVAAGSWQFAYLGLAVTFVPVAILVSRTDLPLEPGTEEELDLGALRHIIRKTGIVGMAVAMFIGGGVEGGIFTWLPYYVGKSFSQSSANSVLSLFLVSYVPGRLVYTYISERVQYINLVITIGVLLVPTAYVVFSTSTWVVLLAGIALMGVLQSGIYPNMVAFGVETSPEFSGPVNAIATSAFYAGMASFPVLMGFIADYRDIFLSMKLIIVLATLFASIVVVTKLVDQRTGQSSVPAQG from the coding sequence ATGACGGAAGAACCGCCCGAGAACAGGCGACTCTGGCTAGTCACTATCCTGACCTTCGTCGGACTCGAAGCGGTCGGGTTCCAGATGCGGGGCGCGCTCGTCCCGGAACTGAAACAGCAGTTCGCGGTGTCGGCCAGCATGCTGGGACTCGTCGCACCAGCCGGAACGGTCGGGTTCGTCCTCTGCGTCGTCGTCATGGGAACGGTCGCAGGTCGAGTGAACATGAAGCGGTTCCTCCTAGTGGGTTCGCTGATAGTCTCGGCGTGCATGTTCGTGATGGGTCTCGCACCCACCTTCGTCGCGTTCCTCGGAGCACTGTTCGTCCGAGGAGTCGCGACGGGACTGTTCCGAGGTCTCGACAGGCCGATTCTGAGTCACCTCTACCCCACCTCCCGTGGGCGAATATTCAACATGTACGACCTCGCGTGGGCGGTCGGAGCGACCATCGGACCGCTCTTGGTGACCGCGTCGGTAGCCGCCGGAAGCTGGCAGTTCGCCTATCTCGGACTGGCGGTCACGTTCGTTCCGGTCGCGATACTCGTCTCGAGGACGGACCTCCCGCTCGAACCGGGGACGGAGGAGGAACTCGACCTCGGAGCACTGCGCCACATCATTCGAAAGACGGGTATCGTCGGGATGGCCGTCGCGATGTTCATCGGCGGCGGCGTCGAGGGCGGTATCTTCACGTGGCTTCCGTACTACGTCGGAAAGTCGTTCTCTCAATCCTCCGCTAACTCGGTCCTCTCGCTGTTTCTCGTCTCCTACGTCCCCGGCCGACTCGTCTACACGTACATCTCCGAGCGAGTCCAATACATCAACCTCGTCATCACCATCGGCGTTCTCCTCGTGCCGACCGCCTACGTCGTCTTCTCGACGTCCACGTGGGTGGTACTGCTCGCTGGTATCGCACTGATGGGCGTGCTTCAGTCGGGTATCTATCCGAACATGGTCGCGTTCGGCGTGGAGACTTCGCCGGAGTTCAGCGGTCCCGTGAACGCTATCGCGACGAGCGCCTTCTACGCCGGAATGGCGAGTTTCCCGGTCCTCATGGGCTTCATCGCGGATTACCGCGATATCTTCCTCTCGATGAAGTTGATAATCGTACTCGCGACGCTGTTCGCTAGCATCGTGGTGGTGACGAAACTGGTCGACCAGCGGACCGGACAGAGTAGCGTCCCGGCACAGGGGTGA
- a CDS encoding endonuclease/exonuclease/phosphatase family protein gives MSGNASESVDFEASAPSRVMSFNVRYDTDSDGEHAWPERKEMVASVLRFHKPDLVGLQEPLKHQLDYIDGQTPGIEWVGVGRADGDTKGEHVPIGYRPSRFELLDTSTFWLSESPTVAGSVGWNAARPRIVTWAKLRDTESQTRFYLFNTHLDHRGDTARVESARLLRRRASDIAGSDPVVVTGDLNCTKSDGPYRELTAEEQSGWQLFDAKRESENGHYGPTVTFDAFEGEPDAKIDYVFATDDVSVYQHGIVRERWDDRPPSDHFPVLADVCFEGSRERSAY, from the coding sequence ATGTCAGGCAACGCTTCCGAATCCGTCGATTTCGAGGCCTCGGCTCCGTCGAGAGTGATGTCGTTCAACGTGCGCTACGATACCGACTCCGACGGCGAACACGCGTGGCCCGAGCGGAAGGAGATGGTCGCCAGCGTGCTTCGATTTCACAAGCCGGACCTCGTCGGACTACAGGAGCCACTGAAGCATCAGTTAGACTATATCGACGGACAGACACCCGGCATCGAATGGGTCGGCGTAGGGCGCGCAGACGGTGACACGAAGGGCGAACACGTTCCTATCGGATATCGGCCGAGCAGGTTCGAACTCCTCGATACCTCGACGTTTTGGCTTTCAGAGTCGCCCACAGTGGCGGGGAGCGTCGGCTGGAACGCCGCACGACCTCGAATCGTGACGTGGGCGAAGCTCCGCGACACCGAATCGCAGACGCGATTCTACCTGTTCAACACTCACCTCGACCATCGGGGCGACACCGCGAGGGTAGAAAGCGCGAGGCTTCTCCGAAGACGAGCGTCCGACATCGCGGGTTCCGACCCCGTCGTCGTGACGGGTGACCTCAACTGCACCAAGTCCGACGGCCCGTACCGAGAACTCACCGCCGAAGAGCAGTCGGGCTGGCAGTTGTTCGACGCGAAGCGCGAATCCGAGAACGGCCACTACGGTCCCACGGTGACGTTCGACGCCTTCGAGGGGGAACCTGACGCCAAAATCGACTACGTGTTCGCGACCGACGACGTTTCGGTGTACCAGCACGGCATCGTCAGAGAACGGTGGGACGACCGACCACCGTCGGACCACTTTCCAGTGCTGGCGGACGTGTGCTTCGAGGGGTCCCGAGAGAGAAGCGCGTACTGA
- a CDS encoding Zn-ribbon domain-containing protein, translated as MPHQCTNCGRSFQDGSKQMLSGCPDCGGNKFQFQPAGAAERNTGETGSRTASPATQPKKAPENVRSDGDDAPETGGDDHANAVNRAAATVRDWVGTGDDTETQNTRATTQPDRTGNPSPRTSADATGSAAPVAEDSAQANARRDVVNESELPDEPANAPPDTVPKGDSDAEANVVDTPDDENPGLEELREELNSQFESIRIVEPGQYELNLMELYEREEYIISLKEDGKYVIEVPDAWDATER; from the coding sequence ATGCCTCACCAGTGTACTAACTGCGGCCGGTCGTTTCAGGACGGTTCGAAGCAGATGCTCTCGGGCTGTCCCGACTGCGGCGGCAACAAGTTCCAGTTCCAGCCCGCCGGAGCCGCAGAGCGCAACACTGGTGAGACCGGGTCGAGAACGGCGTCACCCGCGACGCAACCGAAGAAGGCTCCCGAAAACGTCAGGTCGGATGGGGACGATGCACCCGAAACCGGGGGCGACGACCACGCCAACGCCGTCAACAGGGCGGCGGCCACGGTCCGTGACTGGGTCGGTACGGGAGACGACACCGAGACGCAGAACACCCGAGCAACTACTCAGCCCGACCGTACCGGGAACCCCAGCCCTCGGACCTCGGCCGACGCGACTGGAAGTGCTGCCCCCGTCGCCGAGGATTCGGCGCAGGCCAACGCTCGCCGCGACGTCGTGAACGAGTCGGAACTCCCCGACGAACCGGCCAACGCCCCACCTGACACGGTGCCGAAGGGCGACTCGGACGCGGAGGCGAACGTCGTCGATACCCCCGACGACGAGAATCCGGGCCTCGAAGAACTCCGAGAGGAACTCAACAGCCAGTTCGAGAGCATCCGCATCGTCGAACCCGGCCAGTACGAACTCAACCTGATGGAACTGTACGAGCGCGAGGAGTACATCATCTCCCTGAAGGAAGACGGCAAGTACGTCATCGAGGTACCGGACGCGTGGGACGCGACCGAACGATAA
- a CDS encoding DUF2073 domain-containing protein, translating into MPEVTEDDPNGGVQIDLIGADRMAEMASMEKIRMILDGVRDGNIVILETGLSPDEESKLIEVTMTEISPDEFNGIEIETYPRSETADQSFLDRLMGKESTQKLTVIGPANQIETLHKDENLISALVSRK; encoded by the coding sequence ATGCCGGAAGTGACAGAGGACGACCCGAACGGCGGCGTCCAGATAGACCTCATCGGTGCCGACCGCATGGCCGAGATGGCCTCGATGGAGAAGATACGGATGATTCTGGACGGGGTTCGTGACGGCAACATCGTCATCCTCGAAACGGGTCTCTCCCCCGACGAGGAGAGCAAACTCATCGAAGTGACGATGACCGAAATCAGCCCCGACGAGTTCAACGGCATCGAAATCGAGACCTACCCGCGTTCGGAGACCGCCGACCAGAGCTTCCTCGACCGATTGATGGGCAAAGAGTCCACGCAGAAGCTCACCGTCATCGGCCCGGCGAACCAGATAGAGACGCTCCACAAGGACGAGAACCTCATCAGCGCCCTCGTCTCACGTAAATAA
- a CDS encoding Era-like GTP-binding protein, whose protein sequence is MGLFTDLKDSISRVTDKLFSAQEPKRIGIYGPPNAGKTTLANRIARDWTGDAVGPESHIPHETRRARRKENVEIERDGKTVSIDIVDTPGVTTKVDYEEFLDHDMEKDDAVRRSREATEGVAEAMHWLREDVDGVIYVLDSTTDPFTQVNTMLIGIIESQDLPVLILANKTDLEDSSVQRIRNAFPQHETIPLSALEGDNMDEVYAKIAEYFG, encoded by the coding sequence ATGGGATTGTTTACGGACCTGAAAGACAGCATTTCCCGCGTTACGGACAAGCTCTTCTCCGCGCAGGAGCCGAAGCGTATCGGTATCTACGGCCCGCCGAATGCCGGAAAAACGACCCTCGCGAACCGCATCGCGCGCGACTGGACCGGTGACGCAGTCGGTCCCGAGAGTCACATTCCGCACGAGACTCGCCGGGCACGTCGAAAAGAAAACGTCGAAATCGAGCGCGACGGTAAGACGGTGTCCATCGACATCGTCGACACACCGGGCGTGACGACCAAAGTGGACTACGAGGAGTTCCTCGACCACGACATGGAGAAGGACGACGCCGTGCGTCGTTCCCGCGAAGCCACGGAGGGCGTCGCGGAGGCGATGCACTGGCTCCGCGAGGACGTCGATGGGGTCATCTACGTGCTCGACAGCACGACCGACCCCTTCACGCAGGTCAACACCATGCTCATCGGTATCATCGAGAGTCAGGACCTCCCGGTTCTCATTCTCGCCAACAAGACCGACCTCGAGGACTCGAGCGTCCAGCGCATCCGCAACGCCTTCCCGCAACACGAGACGATTCCGCTCTCCGCGCTCGAAGGCGACAACATGGACGAAGTGTACGCCAAAATCGCGGAGTACTTCGGGTGA
- a CDS encoding Cdc6/Cdc18 family protein has translation MTDENTQPTDDAVDVSPDRNFDNVDLDDVVFDDDEDDDQGLFDDLLSGEPIFENKEVLRPSYTPHELPHRKDQINNMATILVAALRGETPSNILIYGKTGTGKTASAKFVSKELESTSQKYDVPCNVEYINCEVTDTQYRVLAQLANKFIENNQEFVDDRLEELATLREGASSDPSRLSDTAFDSAEAVDARIDELEDDREEMESVPMTGWPTDRVYNTFFEAVDYEERVVVIMLDEIDKLVEKSGDDTLYNLSRMNSELENSRVSIIGISNDLKFTDFLDPRVKSSLGEEEIVFPPYDANQLRDILQHRAEVAFKADALSDDVIPLCAAFAAQEHGDARRALDLLRTAGELAERDQAEGVNEKHVRKAQEKIELDRVVEVVRTLPTQSKLVLFSIISLEKNGVHNVNTGEVYNIYKRLCEEIDADVLTQRRVTDLISELDMLGIVNAVVVSKGRYGRTKEISLSVPIDETEAVLMSDSRLGDIESVQPFVQARFDN, from the coding sequence ATGACAGACGAAAACACGCAACCGACGGACGACGCGGTCGACGTGAGTCCCGACCGAAACTTCGACAACGTCGATCTCGACGACGTGGTCTTCGACGACGACGAGGACGACGATCAGGGACTCTTCGACGACCTGTTGTCCGGCGAACCGATATTCGAGAACAAGGAGGTCCTGCGACCGTCGTACACGCCGCACGAACTTCCCCACCGGAAGGACCAAATCAACAACATGGCGACGATTCTCGTCGCCGCGCTTCGCGGAGAGACGCCCTCGAACATCCTCATCTACGGTAAGACGGGGACCGGCAAGACCGCCAGCGCGAAGTTCGTCAGCAAGGAACTCGAAAGCACGTCCCAGAAGTACGACGTCCCCTGTAACGTCGAGTACATCAACTGCGAGGTGACCGACACGCAGTATCGCGTCCTCGCACAACTCGCCAACAAGTTCATCGAGAACAACCAAGAGTTCGTGGACGACCGCCTCGAAGAACTCGCGACGCTCCGCGAAGGCGCGAGTTCCGACCCCTCTCGACTCTCCGACACCGCGTTCGATTCCGCCGAGGCCGTCGACGCGCGCATCGACGAATTAGAAGACGACCGCGAGGAGATGGAATCGGTTCCCATGACCGGATGGCCGACCGACCGCGTCTACAACACGTTTTTCGAGGCCGTCGACTACGAGGAGCGAGTAGTCGTCATCATGTTGGACGAAATCGACAAACTGGTCGAGAAGTCTGGCGACGACACCCTCTACAACCTCTCGCGGATGAACTCCGAACTCGAGAACTCGCGGGTCTCCATTATCGGCATCTCGAACGACCTCAAGTTCACCGACTTCCTCGACCCCCGCGTCAAATCGAGCCTCGGCGAGGAGGAGATAGTCTTCCCGCCGTACGACGCCAACCAGCTCCGAGACATCCTCCAGCACCGCGCGGAGGTCGCGTTCAAGGCCGACGCGCTCTCGGACGACGTAATCCCGCTCTGCGCCGCGTTCGCCGCGCAGGAACACGGTGACGCCCGGCGCGCGCTCGACCTCCTTCGGACCGCGGGCGAACTCGCCGAACGCGACCAAGCCGAGGGCGTCAACGAGAAGCACGTCCGGAAGGCCCAGGAGAAGATTGAACTCGACCGCGTGGTCGAAGTCGTCCGCACGCTTCCCACGCAGTCGAAACTCGTCCTCTTCTCCATCATCTCGCTGGAGAAGAACGGTGTCCACAACGTCAACACCGGCGAGGTGTACAATATCTACAAGCGCCTCTGCGAGGAGATAGACGCCGACGTCCTCACTCAGCGCCGCGTCACCGACCTCATCAGCGAACTCGACATGCTCGGCATCGTCAACGCCGTGGTCGTCAGCAAGGGCCGGTACGGTCGGACCAAGGAGATTAGCCTCTCGGTACCCATCGACGAGACCGAGGCCGTGCTGATGTCCGACTCGCGTCTCGGCGACATCGAGAGCGTCCAACCGTTCGTACAGGCTCGGTTCGACAATTGA
- a CDS encoding S26 family signal peptidase: MSSPRDGPSSEGPATDGGEPTEEESGPLAPVHRFRNSENQVVVFVREMLSSAGIVLAIGLLLFAVSGVWPPMVAIESGSMQPNMEKGDLVFIMEEGRLAPAAAQQGTGVVTYQAGKEAGYKKFNRYGDVVVYQPYGSSQETPIIHRARFWVEDGENWYDEAKKQYLPEGVDNCRELSNCPASHAGFITKGDHNGFYDQSRGISNVVKPGWIRGTAEVRIPYLGYVRLKFSGKI; encoded by the coding sequence ATGAGTTCTCCCCGAGACGGTCCATCTTCTGAGGGGCCAGCGACGGACGGCGGCGAACCGACCGAGGAGGAGTCGGGTCCGCTCGCTCCCGTCCACCGGTTCCGCAACAGCGAGAATCAGGTGGTCGTGTTCGTGCGCGAGATGTTGAGCAGCGCGGGTATCGTCCTCGCTATCGGTCTCCTCCTGTTCGCCGTCAGCGGGGTCTGGCCCCCGATGGTGGCCATCGAGAGCGGGAGCATGCAGCCGAACATGGAGAAGGGCGACCTCGTGTTCATCATGGAGGAGGGTCGACTCGCGCCCGCGGCCGCCCAGCAAGGCACCGGAGTCGTCACGTATCAGGCCGGGAAGGAAGCCGGTTACAAGAAGTTCAACCGCTACGGAGACGTGGTAGTGTATCAACCGTACGGGAGTTCGCAGGAGACGCCGATAATCCACCGCGCCAGATTCTGGGTCGAAGACGGGGAGAACTGGTACGACGAGGCGAAAAAGCAGTACCTTCCGGAGGGCGTCGACAACTGTCGCGAACTGTCGAACTGCCCGGCGTCCCACGCGGGGTTCATCACGAAGGGTGACCACAACGGGTTCTACGACCAGTCCCGCGGAATATCGAACGTCGTCAAGCCCGGCTGGATTCGCGGTACCGCCGAGGTCCGAATCCCGTACCTCGGATACGTGAGGCTGAAGTTCTCCGGGAAAATTTAG